In Planctomicrobium piriforme, a single genomic region encodes these proteins:
- a CDS encoding DUF6263 family protein — MTLRSCLVLGSLLACGWTAVGRADDAQPVTLRYHFQPGQIVRYDVTMNDDYRIQIGAAVDSPYSHNHSSKHYEVKSVAPDGSAVLVLTIDAIQLEIFQNGGKIKYDSRNKETAKNEPVFLALEDLVGKPHLQLIISPRGAVSNYQPLVAKDQVPSDPATAAFDVLVALPEQPVKVGETWKEAFEAAVNLTGSEVKKQVKMQRHYTLTSHENGLATIEIKTKILTLLEDADEEMQLLRRTPCGTVVIDTQRGLLVSKTLTQNNEVTGFQNGASVITFKQLQEEKLLTEQAGVEAAPAR; from the coding sequence ATGACGCTCCGCTCCTGTCTCGTTCTCGGCAGTCTTTTGGCCTGCGGTTGGACTGCGGTCGGTCGTGCGGATGACGCTCAACCCGTCACGCTGCGGTATCATTTTCAGCCAGGACAGATTGTCCGCTATGACGTCACGATGAATGACGACTACCGGATTCAAATCGGCGCGGCGGTCGATAGCCCTTATTCCCACAATCACTCTTCGAAGCACTACGAAGTGAAGTCGGTCGCCCCCGACGGCTCGGCGGTGCTGGTGCTGACGATCGATGCGATTCAATTGGAGATTTTCCAAAACGGCGGCAAGATCAAGTACGACAGCCGGAATAAAGAAACTGCGAAAAACGAACCGGTCTTTCTGGCCCTCGAAGACCTGGTTGGCAAACCGCATCTGCAACTGATCATCTCACCCCGGGGGGCAGTTTCAAACTATCAGCCGCTGGTCGCGAAGGACCAAGTTCCCAGCGACCCCGCGACGGCTGCGTTCGACGTGCTGGTCGCGCTGCCGGAACAACCGGTCAAGGTCGGCGAAACGTGGAAGGAAGCTTTCGAAGCTGCCGTCAATCTCACCGGGAGTGAGGTCAAAAAACAGGTGAAGATGCAGCGGCACTACACTCTTACATCTCATGAAAACGGTCTGGCTACGATTGAGATTAAGACGAAAATCCTCACCTTGCTCGAAGACGCCGACGAAGAGATGCAGCTACTGCGACGAACCCCCTGCGGCACTGTCGTGATCGACACCCAGCGAGGACTTCTGGTGAGCAAGACGTTGACTCAGAACAATGAGGTCACGGGGTTCCAGAACGGGGCATCGGTGATCACGTTCAAGCAATTGCAAGAGGAAAAACTGTTGACCGAACAGGCCGGCGTCGAGGCTGCCCCGGCGAGGTAG